The DNA sequence GCGGCAGCACTTCGGCGGGCATCGAAGACCACGCCACCTCGGCGCGGATCACGTCGTCGAGTGCACGCAGCTGGTCCTGGTCCGTCGCCGGACCGATGGTCACACCGGGCGGAACGGTCCCCGGTGCAGTGGGCACGACGTACTCCCACTCACGCCGCCGGGTCGCGAAACCGGCGCGCTCCCAGTGGGACTTCAACTCGTCGTCGGCTTCGTCGACCACGGTGTACAGCGGACGCGGCAGAGCCGGCAGCATCGCCGAAGCGAGCCGCGCAAAATCGTCGGAGTGCCACGTGTCGATGCTGAGGAACAAACGCCCATCGGGGCGCGGGGACGCTTCCGCCCGGCCGACCACGCGGTCGTCGGACAGTGCGTGCCACTGGTGTTCCGCCACCCGCGTGATCACCAGGGCGGGCTCGGAATGCGGAGAATCCATGAAAACAGCCTTTCGGGAGTGCTTCTTCACAGCGCTCCCGGCGGCCCCTGCGTCAGCCGCCAGACCGTGACAACGAGGGGAGCACCCACTTCGATCCAGCGTTCACGGGTCCCACCTCCTCGGGCAAAATCACGGTTCGACGGCAAGCTACCAACCCCCTCCCGACGCCGTCCAACGGTTTTCACGGGTGCTCGTTCAGCCACCGGGTCGCCGTGCCGATCGGGTCGTGGCCGGCGAAGCCTTCGAGCTTCTTGGCGTGGCGGCGCAGGGACTCCGTGATCTCGGCCTCCGTGCGGCCGTGGCGGTCGGCCGCGATCGCCAGGTGGGCCGCGCTCTCCTTGACCTCCCAGGCGAGGTCGGACATCAGGTTGCCGGCCAGCGCCGCCAGTTCCTGCCACGCCGGGAACGGCCCCTCCGTCGTGTCGGACACCCCGAGGTCGCCCGGGCGGTACCACGCCGCGCCGCACATCGAGCCCCAGTAGACGAGGTCCGCGCCCGCGTTGATCTGCTGTTCGATCTGCGGCAGCGTGTCCGTGGCGAGGAACTGCAGCACTTCCAGGTCCACTTTGATCCCGCTGACGTCGACCACCTCGAGCAGCTTCGGCTTCGGCATCGCGAACGACTTGGACCGCCGCGTGACGGTGTCCATCCCGTCCTTGATCTTGCCCGTGATGTCGTCCTCGCAGCCGCGGATCGTCCGCGCCAGCGTCTTCAGCGCCTCCCCCGCGCTCGCGATCACCTTTTCCGGGGTACCGCCGGCGAACTCGACCGGCTGCTTGTTCGGCTCGTCGCCGGCGTTGAGCAGCGTTTCCAGCGCCGGGAGCGCCGCGCCGACGCCGGCCAGGATCGGCTGCGCCGGCGTCGGGAACACCGCGGCGAGCGCGAACAACGCCGTGATCGTGCCGAGGTCGGCGACGGCCGAGCCGCGCTCCTTCATCGCCGCGTACATCTTTTCCGCGATCGAGTGGACGTCCTCGCGCGCCTTCGCCCAGATCTCCTTCTCCCCGAGCAGCGTCACGCCGGCGAGCAGCGCGACGGCGTACTGGCCGTGGAGGACGGTCGGCAGCGGGGTGCAGAAGTTCTGGTCGAACGCGAAGATCGTGGCGCCGCGCATGTTCTCGCCGCCGATCTTCTCCTGCAGGTAGCCGACGGTGTCCAGGGCGGCGTTGCCGACCGCGCTGACCCGGTCGGCGGCGCTGGTCAGCGACACGGACCAGGCGGCGTCGCGGACCTGGTCGAGGTAGTCGTCGAAGGCCGCCGGGTCGGGGATCGTCCGCCACGGGCGGAACAGCTCGCGGACGGTCGTCTCGAAGTGGCCGTAGACCAGCGAGCCCGCGTTCTCGCCGGCGCCGTACTCGAAGCCGTCGTAGTAGCCGGGCATGCCGCTCCGGAGCACCTGGCCGCCCGACGTCCGCGAAGGGCTGCCGGGCGGGGTGATCTCGGAGCCGTCGCCGCCCGGCCACTGTTCGTAGTTGCCGTTCATGTTGAGCTGCCAGCCGCGTGAGGCCATGAAGAACTTGATCGCCTCGTCGATGATCCGCTCGACCATCTCGTCCAGCTGCTCCGCGAACCCCATCGCCGTCCTCTCCGTGCCGTGCCAGGTCACGACGACCACGCGTGACTGGGCCGAATGGTTTAGCGCGGACCGGTCAGGAATCGAGAAGCGCCGGTGAGCGGTGCGGACCTAGCGTTACCGGCATGACGAACATCGACACCATCACCCTCGAGGTGGCCGACCCCGCGGCCGCCGAGCGCTTCCACACCGCCGCCTTCGGGCCCGCCGTCCCGCTGCGCTTCCGTGCTTCGCAGGAGCCGTCCACCGGCTTCCGCGGCTTCACCCTCTCCCTGGTCGTCGCCCAGCCCGCGGACGTCGACTCCCTGGTCGCCACGGCCGTCGAGGCCGGCGCGACGACGCTCAAGGCACCCGCGAAGTCCATGTGGGGCTACGGCGCGGTCGTCCAGGCCCCGGACGGGACGATCTGGAAGCTCGCGACGTCGGCGAAGAAGAACACCGGCCCGGCCACCCGCGAATTCGGCCAGGTCGTGCTCCTGCTGGGCGTCGCCGACGTGGTGGCGAGCAAGAAGTTCTACACCGACCACGGGTTCACCGTCGGCAAGAGCTTCGGCCGGATGTACGTGGAGTTCGACAGCGGCTCGAGCCCGGTCAAGCTGGCGCTGTACCGGCGCAAGGCCCTGGCGAAGGACGCGGGCGTGTCGCCCGAGGGCACGGGTTCGCACCGCATCGCGGTCGGCGGCGGAGCCGAGGCGTTCACCGACCCGGACGGCTTCGCATGGGAGACGACCGCGGCGGCCGAGCTGTCCTGACGCTTTCCCCGATGGGGCAACGGTTTTCACCCCGTCGAGTTCACCTCGGGCCCTGCACTGGCGACTCCCCCAGCCGGCGGTCGAAGATCATCTTCAGCCCTGATCGTCGACCCCCGAGGTGCGCCCGCATGCCCGAAGCGACGTTCGACCCGATCGCCGAGCTGTACGACCGGTTCGCCGATCTCAGCCACTCCAGGTACCGGGAGTGGCTGGCCGGCGTCCTGCCCGCGGGCGGCGGGCGCGCGGTGGACCTGGGCTGCGGCGCGGGCCGGTTCCTGGACCTGCTCGCGGACCGCTACGACGACGTCCTGGCGGTCGACGCCGCACCCCGCATGATCGAGCTGGCCCGCGCGCGGCACGCGGACCCGGCCATCCGGTACCGCGTCGACGACCTGTGGGAGGTCACGCCGGACCGGGACGGCGCGTTCGACCTCGTGTTCAGCGTCAACACCCTCCACCACCTGGGCCCGGACCCGCAGCGGTACCTGCCGCACGTACGGCGGCTGGTCCGGCCCGGCGGACGGCTCGTGGTCGTCGACTGCGTCCGCCACACCCCGGAGTGGGCGACGAACGCGGTGGCCTACCGGGTCTACCGGGCGTCCCGCACGGTGGCGGGAGCGGTGCGCGCGGGGGTTTCCGGACGGTCCGTGGCAGACGCGATGGCGAGCTACCGGCTGCGGCGGCACCCGCGCTGGCAGAGCCTGGCCGCGGAGGCACCGGCGCTGACGAGGGCGGAGTTCCACCGCGAGTACGCGGCGGCGTTCCCCGGAGCTTCGTTCACGGACACGCTGGACGCGTCGGTGTGCGCGGTGACGGCGCCGGTCCCGGCGGAGGCCGGGCAGCCGGCGGGCTGAGCGGTGGTAATGAGCGGAGCGGGAAACCCGACTACCTGCTCATGCCGTACGTTGCCTTGCCCGGCGAGTGTCGCGCGATCCCGGTCGACCCGGCCCGCTGGGCGGCCCGGCTGCCACCGGGAACGTGGCCGGGGGACTTCGCCCTCAGCGGCGCGGTCTGGCGCGCCGAGGTGTTCGCGCTCGCGGACCGCTGGCGGGCGCGGGACGTCTCGGCCACGCAGTTCACCGCCGGCGTGCTGGCTTGGGGTCACGGCGTCCGCGGCTACGGGCCATACCGGACCGCCCGTGTCCTGGCGCAGCGAGACGCGGCCGGACGCCTGGAAACGGCGCTGGCCGGGCTCCGGGCGGACGTCACCCCGGACTGGGGGCGTCCAGCCGCTGATCTTCGACCGGGTCGTGGCGCGGCGGCTGCCCGAAGAAGCGGGCCCGGCCTCGAAGTACGGCACGGCGTGGTGGACCAGCACCTGGTCGGGCTACCTGCGCCGGGCGGCGGAGCAGGCCCGGCGCCCGGAGTACGGCAACGAACCGGACCACGTCGAGGTGGCCCTGTTCACCGGCGCGTGGACGCCCTGACTTCTGCGAACCCCCGCCCCAGTAGGCAGACTGGACCGCGTGCCGGAACTGCCCGAAGTGGAACTCGCCCGTCAAGTCCTCGCCGGTGCGCTAGGGCGGAAGATCCGCGACGTCGACGACCACGACGACTGGGTCTGCCGCCCGCACGCGCCCGGGGACATCCGCACCGCGCTGCGGGGTGGCAAGCTCACCGAAGCGCACCGGCGCGGCAAGACCCTGTGGTGCGAAACCGAAAGCGGCCGCGGCAAAGCCGGCCCCACGCTCGGCCTGCACCTCGGGATGGCCGGGCAGCTGCGGTTCGGCGACGAGAGCGGGCCGCCGCGGCGGCGGCGCGACCGGGACGAGAAACCCGAATGGTTCCGGTTCGCCATCACCTTCGCCGACGGCGAACAGCTGCGGTTGTTCGACACCCGGCGGCTGAGCCGGGTGCGGCTCGACCCCGATCTCGACGCGCTCGGGCCGGACGCCGGGGAGATCTCGCGCCAGGACTTCCGCGAGCGCGTCGGGCGGGGGCGGGCGCCGCTCAAGGCGCGGCTGCTGGACCAGTCCGTCGTCGCCGGGATCGGGAACCTGCTGGCCGACGAAACCCTCTGGCAAGCCGGGCTGAACCCCGCCCGGCCGGTCAACGACTTGGCCGGTGACGAGCTCACCGACCTCCACAAGGCGCTGCGGAAGGCGTTGCGCGCCGCGATCAAGCACGGTGGCGTGCACACCGGCGAGATCATCGGCCACCGCCGGGCCGGCGACCACTGCCCGCGGTGCGGTGCCGAAATGACGCACGGCACCGTCGGCGGGCGGTCGACCTGGTGGTGCCCCGAAGAACAAGCCGGCTAGCGCGGCCCCAGCCCGGTGCGGCCGTCGAGCAGCTCGCGCACCACGTCGAGGTGACCGGCGTGGCGGGCCGTCTCCTCGATGACGTGCAGCACCACCCCGCGCAGGTCGGTGATCTCCTCGCCCAGCGGGCCGGGGTGGCGCGCTCGCGGGCGCGCGGACAACGGGGTCGCCGCGAGCACCTCGTCGGACCGGCGGCACTGCTCGCGGTAGAAGGCGAAGACGACGTCCGGCCGCCGTGGCGTGGTCAGCGGCCGGTCGTCGTCCGGCCAGGGCAGGGGATCCGCCGCGCCGGTGACGATCTCCTGGAACCAGTGCCGCTCGGCGCACCCGAGGTGCTCGACCATGCCGAGCGGCGTCCAGCCGGACGGCAGGACCGGTCTCCTCAGCTCCTCCGCCCCGAGCCCGTCGAGGATCGCCAATGCGCTTTCGCGCTGCGCCCGCAGGAACATCCGCAGCGTGCTCTTCTCGTCGTCGGCCACGATCGGGGACGCTAGCGGCACCCACCGACGAGAACCGCACGGCGGCGAGCGGTTTTTGTCGGACCCTTTCGGTAGCGTCGCGGACATGGCAACACTGGTCACCTTCCACGCCCACCCGGACGACGAGTGCCTCCGCACCGCGGGCGTCATGCGCAAAGCCGTCGAAGACGGGCACCGGGTCGTGCTCGTCGTCGCCACCAAGGGCGAAGTCGGCGAGGTACCCGACGGCTTCCTCGCCGATGGGGAAAAACTCGAGGACCGGCGGGTCCAGGAGTCCCACGCGGCCGCGGCGATCCTCGGCGTCGAGCGCGTCGAGTTCCTGGGCTACCGCGACTCCGGGATGATGGGCGAGCCGACGAACGACGACCCGGCGTGCTTCTGGCGCGCCGACGTCGAGAAGGCGGCCGAGCAGCTCGCGGCGATCCTGCGCGAGGAGTCGGCCGACGTCCTGACGGTCTACGACGACAACGGCGACTACGGCCACCCGGACCACATCCAGGTCCACCGCGTCGGCATCCGCGCGGCCGAGCTGGCCGGCACGGGCCGGGTCTTCCAGGCGACGTTCAACCGCGAATTCATGCAGCGCGGCTTCGAAGCCGCGGTCGAGCAGGGCCTGATGCCCCCGGAGGCGGCACCGAAACCCCCGGAGAACGTCGAGTTCGGCAAGCCGGAAGCGGAGATCACCGCGGCGGTCGACGTGGCGGAGTACGCGCCGGTGAAGCGGGCGGCGATGCGGGCGCACCCCAGCCAGATCAGCGAGGAGATGTTCATGCTGGCCATGCCGGACGACGCGTTCGCGTTCGCCTTCGGCACGGAGTGGTTCATCCGGTGGGGGCAGGGCCCGGGGATCACGGAAACGGACCTGATGGCGGGTCTCTGAACGGTCGTCAGTCCAGCGCGGCCGTCACGTCCAGCTCCACCAGCTGGCCCGGGTACCCCAGCTGGGCGACTCCCAGCAAGGTGCTCGCCGAGCTGAACGCCTCGCCGATCGGGGACTCCGCCAGCCGCGCCCACACCGCCGACAGCGTCTCGCGGTCCGTCGTCACCACGTAGATCACCGTGCGCACGACGTCGGCCGGTCCGGCGCCGGCGAACTCCAGCGCGGCCGCCGCGTTGGCGATCACCTGGTCGGCCTGGGCGAGCACGCCGCCCTCGACGACCGAGCCGTCCGCGGTGAGCGGGCACTGGCCGGCCAGGTGCACCGTGCGGGTCGCCGAGGTCACCGTCACGTGGTGGTAGCCCGGCGGCGTGTGCAGGCCGGGCGGGTTCTGCCGTTCAATGGTCACAGCCGCATCTTCACCACCGCGGCAACCGGATTTCACGGGAGGGTTCGTGCGCAGGACCATCGACTGGGCGGACGGCGCCATCGTCATCATCGACCAGACGGCGCTGCCCGGCGACTACCGGCTGCTCGAGCTGCGGACGGTCGGTGAGCTCGTCGACGCCATCAAGCGGCTCGCCGTCCGCGGGGCGCCCGCGCTGGGGGCCGCCGGGGCGCTGGGGGTGGCGCTGGCCGCCCGGCTGGGCGGCGACGTCGAGGCGGACGCCGAGCTGATCGCGCACGCGCGCCCGACCGCGGTCAACCTCGCCTGGGGTGTCCGGCGGGCGCTCGCCAAGCTCGGGCAGGGCGCCGACGCCGTCCTCGCCGAGGCGCAGGCCCTGCTCACCGAGGACGAGGAACTCAACAAGACCGCCTCCGCGCACGCCGCCGAGATCGTGCTCGCCGAGTGCCCGGGGCGCCCGTTGCGGCTGCTGAGCCACTGCAACGCGGGGCGCCTCGCGACCGTCGGCTGGGGCAGCGCGCTCGGGGTCGTCTGGCACCTGCACGAACGCGGGCTCGTCGAGGAAGTGCTCGTCGACGAGACGCGCCCGCTGCTGCAGGGCGCCCGCCTGACGGCGTGGGAGCTGGCGCAGGCCGGCGTCCCCCACCGCGTCCAGCCCGACAGCGCGGCCGCGGCCGCCATGGCGCGCGGGATGGTCGACTGCGTGCTCGTCGGCGCCGACCGGATCGCCGCGAACGGCGACGTCGCCAACAAGATCGGCACCTACGGCCTGGCGATCGCCGCGCGGCACCACGGCGTCCCGTTCGTCGTGGTCGCGCCTTCGTCCACTGTGGACGAGCAGCTCGCGGACGGCGCGGGCATCGCGATCGAAGAACGCGATGCCCGCGAACTCACCGAGTACAGCGGAACCCCGGTCACGCCGCCGGGCACCGAGGTGTTCAACCCCGCGTTCGACGTCACCCCGTTCGGCCTGATCACGGCCGTGGTGACCGAACGGGGGCGCCTGGTTCCCTAGGCCGGGTTCCGGCGGGGCGTGGCACACTTCGTCGATCACGATGCCAGCCAGGGAGCACGACGCATGACCGAGCGGCCGACCAGGCGAACGCAGGACCAACGACGCGCCGAGACCGAGCGGCGCGTGCTGGACGCGGCGATGGCGCTCATCGCGCGCAGCGGGTCCCGGGCCGTCACGCTCGCCGAGGTCGGGGAAGCCGCCGGCTACAGCCGCGGCATCGTCTACCACCACTTCGGCAGCCGGGAACGGCTGCTGGAAGCCGTGCTCGACGAGGCGCAGCGGTTCGACGTCCCCGACTACCGGGGAGACGGCCTGGACCACCTGGTGCGGATCGTCGAGGCGTACCTGCGCAACGTCGTGCGGCGGACACCGTCGGCGCGCGCGTTCCTGCAGCTGTGGGGCGAGGCGATCGCGGCCGACCCCGCGCTGGCCCCGCTGTTCGCCCGCCGGGACGCCGACTTCCGGCAGCTGCTGGCGAACGTGGTCCGCCAGGGCGTCGCCGACGGGACCGTCCGGCCCGACGCGAACCCGGCCGCGGCCGCCGTACTGGTCGTCGCCCTGGTCCGCGGGACCGGGCTGCAGCTCATCGCCCAGCCCCCGGTGCGCAACGTCCCCGCGCTCATCCGGGAGGCGACGCGCTCGGTGCGCGCGGCCTTCGCCCGCACGCCGTAGCTTCCGGCCGTGGTCGGCCCGCACTGGCCGCTGCTACACTTACTTGCGTACATGCACGCAAGTTAGGAGTGGAAAATGACCGTTCCCCTGGTACTCGTGCACGGCAATCCGGAGAACTCCGGCGTGTGGGGACCGCTGATCGCGGCGCTCGGCCGGGACGACGCGGTGACGCTGTCCCCGCCCGGCTTCGGGGTTCCAGCGTCAGAGGGCTTCTCCGCCACCGTCGAGGGCTATCGCGATTGGCTCGCCGCGCGGCTGGAGCAGTTCAAGGAGCCCGTCGACCTCGTCGGCCACGACTGGGGCGGCGGGCACGTGGTCCGGATCGCGATGGCCCGCCCGGACCTGATCCGCAGCTGGGCGTCGGACGCACTCGGCCTCTACGCCCCGGACTACGTCTGGCACGCGCGGGCCCAGGTGTGGCAGCAGGAAGGGGCGGGCGAGGCCTCGGTGAAGGAGATCTTCGGCGGCACCTTCGAGCAGCGGCTGGCGGTCGTCACCGCGCTCGGGATGACCGGCCCGGTCGCGGAACGCGTGGCCGCCGGCATGGACGACGAAATGGGGCGGGCGGTGCTCTCGCTCCTGCGGTCGGCCGCCCAGCCGGTGATGGCCGACGCGGGCCGCGGCCTCGCGAAGGCGCGACAGCGGCCCGGCCTGGCCTTGGTCGCCCTCGCCGATGTCGACCAGGCCAGCGGAACGCCCGCGCAGCACCGGGCCGCGGCCGAAGCCGCCGGTGCCGAGATCGCCGAGCTACCCGGCACCGGGCACTGGTGGCCGGTGACCGACCCGCACCCGGTGGCGCGCGCCCTGACCGCGTTCTGGTCCCGCTTGGACGGTTAGCCCGGCGATCGCCGCGGGGTCTGCCCCGGGCCTAGGGCCGCGGGCCGATCTCGCGGCCGCCGTCGGTCACCGTGATCGCCATCGCCGGGCACGAGTCCGCGGCGTCGAGCACCGTTTCGTCGCCGTCGACGGACGACGTCACCGTGTGGGCGACAGCGCCCTCGAGCACGAACACCTCCGGCATCAGGGCGGCGCACATCCCCGACCCGATGCAGGTGTGTTCGTCGATCCGCACTTCCCAGCTCATCGTCACCATCCGATCGGCATCGACCGCGGTCCGCGGACGAGCATCTGCGTCTTCCACACGATATCGCCGGCCAGGTGCAGGCCCGGCAGTTCGGTGACCAACGCGCGCAGCGCCTCCTGCAGTTCGAGCCGCGCGAGGGGCGCGCCGAGGCAGTGGTGGACGCCGTGGCCGAAGCCGAGGTGGTGGTTGTCGCCGCGGTCGAAGCGCAGCTTCTCGGCGTCGTCGAACTGCAGGCCGTCGCGGTTGGCCGCGCCGACCGCGACCAGCACCGGCTCCCCCGCGCGCACGAGCA is a window from the Amycolatopsis sp. cg9 genome containing:
- a CDS encoding N-acetyltransferase family protein — translated: MDSPHSEPALVITRVAEHQWHALSDDRVVGRAEASPRPDGRLFLSIDTWHSDDFARLASAMLPALPRPLYTVVDEADDELKSHWERAGFATRRREWEYVVPTAPGTVPPGVTIGPATDQDQLRALDDVIRAEVAWSSMPAEVLPRPDGAWDLAKYVVASESGVPVGLARLGPLRRQTRIGLLAVRAGRRRHGIGRALLTHVLDSLYRRGIESVSFEVDETNSAAIALADGAGARRAGSTVELVVR
- a CDS encoding glyoxalase; this encodes MTNIDTITLEVADPAAAERFHTAAFGPAVPLRFRASQEPSTGFRGFTLSLVVAQPADVDSLVATAVEAGATTLKAPAKSMWGYGAVVQAPDGTIWKLATSAKKNTGPATREFGQVVLLLGVADVVASKKFYTDHGFTVGKSFGRMYVEFDSGSSPVKLALYRRKALAKDAGVSPEGTGSHRIAVGGGAEAFTDPDGFAWETTAAAELS
- a CDS encoding class I SAM-dependent methyltransferase, with protein sequence MPEATFDPIAELYDRFADLSHSRYREWLAGVLPAGGGRAVDLGCGAGRFLDLLADRYDDVLAVDAAPRMIELARARHADPAIRYRVDDLWEVTPDRDGAFDLVFSVNTLHHLGPDPQRYLPHVRRLVRPGGRLVVVDCVRHTPEWATNAVAYRVYRASRTVAGAVRAGVSGRSVADAMASYRLRRHPRWQSLAAEAPALTRAEFHREYAAAFPGASFTDTLDASVCAVTAPVPAEAGQPAG
- a CDS encoding Fpg/Nei family DNA glycosylase, with product MPELPEVELARQVLAGALGRKIRDVDDHDDWVCRPHAPGDIRTALRGGKLTEAHRRGKTLWCETESGRGKAGPTLGLHLGMAGQLRFGDESGPPRRRRDRDEKPEWFRFAITFADGEQLRLFDTRRLSRVRLDPDLDALGPDAGEISRQDFRERVGRGRAPLKARLLDQSVVAGIGNLLADETLWQAGLNPARPVNDLAGDELTDLHKALRKALRAAIKHGGVHTGEIIGHRRAGDHCPRCGAEMTHGTVGGRSTWWCPEEQAG
- a CDS encoding DinB family protein, whose amino-acid sequence is MADDEKSTLRMFLRAQRESALAILDGLGAEELRRPVLPSGWTPLGMVEHLGCAERHWFQEIVTGAADPLPWPDDDRPLTTPRRPDVVFAFYREQCRRSDEVLAATPLSARPRARHPGPLGEEITDLRGVVLHVIEETARHAGHLDVVRELLDGRTGLGPR
- a CDS encoding PIG-L family deacetylase; this encodes MATLVTFHAHPDDECLRTAGVMRKAVEDGHRVVLVVATKGEVGEVPDGFLADGEKLEDRRVQESHAAAAILGVERVEFLGYRDSGMMGEPTNDDPACFWRADVEKAAEQLAAILREESADVLTVYDDNGDYGHPDHIQVHRVGIRAAELAGTGRVFQATFNREFMQRGFEAAVEQGLMPPEAAPKPPENVEFGKPEAEITAAVDVAEYAPVKRAAMRAHPSQISEEMFMLAMPDDAFAFAFGTEWFIRWGQGPGITETDLMAGL
- a CDS encoding RidA family protein — encoded protein: MTIERQNPPGLHTPPGYHHVTVTSATRTVHLAGQCPLTADGSVVEGGVLAQADQVIANAAAALEFAGAGPADVVRTVIYVVTTDRETLSAVWARLAESPIGEAFSSASTLLGVAQLGYPGQLVELDVTAALD
- the mtnA gene encoding S-methyl-5-thioribose-1-phosphate isomerase — protein: MRRTIDWADGAIVIIDQTALPGDYRLLELRTVGELVDAIKRLAVRGAPALGAAGALGVALAARLGGDVEADAELIAHARPTAVNLAWGVRRALAKLGQGADAVLAEAQALLTEDEELNKTASAHAAEIVLAECPGRPLRLLSHCNAGRLATVGWGSALGVVWHLHERGLVEEVLVDETRPLLQGARLTAWELAQAGVPHRVQPDSAAAAAMARGMVDCVLVGADRIAANGDVANKIGTYGLAIAARHHGVPFVVVAPSSTVDEQLADGAGIAIEERDARELTEYSGTPVTPPGTEVFNPAFDVTPFGLITAVVTERGRLVP
- a CDS encoding TetR/AcrR family transcriptional regulator, whose translation is MTERPTRRTQDQRRAETERRVLDAAMALIARSGSRAVTLAEVGEAAGYSRGIVYHHFGSRERLLEAVLDEAQRFDVPDYRGDGLDHLVRIVEAYLRNVVRRTPSARAFLQLWGEAIAADPALAPLFARRDADFRQLLANVVRQGVADGTVRPDANPAAAAVLVVALVRGTGLQLIAQPPVRNVPALIREATRSVRAAFARTP
- a CDS encoding alpha/beta fold hydrolase; this translates as MTVPLVLVHGNPENSGVWGPLIAALGRDDAVTLSPPGFGVPASEGFSATVEGYRDWLAARLEQFKEPVDLVGHDWGGGHVVRIAMARPDLIRSWASDALGLYAPDYVWHARAQVWQQEGAGEASVKEIFGGTFEQRLAVVTALGMTGPVAERVAAGMDDEMGRAVLSLLRSAAQPVMADAGRGLAKARQRPGLALVALADVDQASGTPAQHRAAAEAAGAEIAELPGTGHWWPVTDPHPVARALTAFWSRLDG
- a CDS encoding ferredoxin, with the protein product MSWEVRIDEHTCIGSGMCAALMPEVFVLEGAVAHTVTSSVDGDETVLDAADSCPAMAITVTDGGREIGPRP